The following coding sequences lie in one Candidatus Omnitrophota bacterium genomic window:
- the lpxB gene encoding lipid-A-disaccharide synthase: MEQQKNHLIIVAGEASGDAHAASLVKAIKYLDPHATFSGLGGKEMGSSGVELYADITKIAVIGFVEVLKHLSEFKRLFRLILDKTKETNAKAVILVDYPGFNLKLAQELKKTGIKVIYYISPQVWAWNEKRVELIKKIVDKMIVLFEFEKEFYAKKGLDVTCVGHPLVDEIKINKTRESIIEDLGLEKTKKTIALLPGSRQKEITSLLPVMIRAAKNLYQKNQNLQFLILKAPTITDDLLNKYLLKKFPIKILSNQSYDGIRASDFCLVASGTATLEVAILNKPMVVVYKTSFLTWILAKLLIKIPYIGLVNVVAQKKIVPECIQLNATEIKITSEIISILSDLVKIESIKKDLTKVKNALGAPGASMRAAKEILSFLK; encoded by the coding sequence ATGGAACAACAAAAAAACCACCTAATCATTGTTGCTGGAGAAGCCTCCGGAGACGCACACGCAGCTAGCCTTGTTAAAGCCATTAAATATCTTGATCCTCATGCTACATTTTCAGGTCTTGGAGGTAAAGAAATGGGCTCAAGCGGTGTCGAACTTTATGCCGACATCACTAAAATTGCAGTTATTGGATTTGTCGAAGTCCTTAAACATCTCTCAGAATTCAAAAGACTCTTTCGTTTAATCTTAGATAAAACTAAAGAAACAAACGCAAAAGCTGTCATCTTAGTCGATTACCCTGGATTCAATCTAAAACTTGCTCAAGAACTAAAGAAAACAGGCATCAAAGTCATTTATTATATTAGCCCACAAGTCTGGGCCTGGAATGAAAAACGTGTTGAGTTGATCAAAAAAATCGTTGATAAAATGATTGTCTTGTTTGAATTTGAAAAAGAATTCTACGCAAAAAAAGGCTTGGATGTCACTTGCGTTGGTCATCCACTTGTTGATGAAATAAAAATAAACAAAACTCGCGAGTCTATTATTGAAGATCTCGGTCTAGAAAAAACTAAAAAAACAATTGCACTTTTACCAGGCTCACGACAAAAAGAAATCACAAGCCTTCTGCCAGTCATGATCCGTGCGGCAAAAAATCTTTATCAAAAGAATCAAAATCTACAATTTCTAATTCTAAAAGCACCGACGATTACAGATGATCTTCTAAATAAATATCTATTAAAAAAATTTCCCATAAAAATCTTAAGCAATCAATCCTATGATGGTATTCGCGCATCAGATTTCTGCCTTGTTGCTTCCGGAACGGCAACGCTTGAAGTTGCCATTTTAAACAAACCAATGGTTGTCGTTTACAAAACATCTTTTCTAACATGGATCCTTGCCAAATTATTAATCAAAATTCCTTATATTGGACTTGTTAATGTTGTTGCGCAAAAAAAGATTGTTCCTGAATGCATACAACTTAACGCAACTGAAATAAAAATAACATCAGAAATTATTTCCATTTTAAGCGATCTTGTCAAAATAGAATCTATCAAAAAAGATCTCACGAAAGTAAAAAACGCTCTCGGCGCACCAGGAGCAAGCATGCGCGCGGCAAAAGAGATTCTTTCTTTCCTAAAATAA
- a CDS encoding response regulator, producing MWNVLIAEDDFQNKKKLLDALKGRATCTDVSSGQQALDAYKDSLSKNIHFDFILLDVTMPKMDGFAVLKAIRAQEENLTPPRKEAFVIMITAYKDSLMEKYNMGWDDFITKPVDKDVLIKHMERLVHPARHNS from the coding sequence ATGTGGAATGTTTTAATCGCTGAAGATGATTTTCAGAATAAGAAAAAACTTCTCGATGCTTTAAAGGGCCGAGCAACGTGCACAGATGTCTCCAGCGGCCAGCAAGCATTAGATGCCTACAAAGATAGCCTTTCTAAAAATATTCATTTTGATTTTATTCTTCTTGACGTTACGATGCCTAAGATGGATGGATTTGCTGTATTAAAAGCAATTCGAGCTCAAGAAGAAAATCTAACCCCACCTAGAAAAGAAGCCTTTGTCATTATGATTACGGCTTATAAAGATTCATTGATGGAAAAATACAATATGGGCTGGGATGATTTTATTACAAAACCAGTCGACAAAGATGTTCTGATCAAGCATATGGAGCGCTTGGTTCATCCTGCTCGTCATAATTCTTAG
- a CDS encoding Gfo/Idh/MocA family oxidoreductase — translation MSNKLNVAVIGIGHLGSRHLKVYHELSNKVNLIGVCDVKERRTKKLADHYKVKLFTSHKDLIGKVDAVNVCTPTTFHFNIAKDFLKNNIHTLIEKPITTTVKQADELIKIAKEKKCILQVGHIERFNSAFESIKHFAKNPKFIECHRLNHFPNRSLDIGVVMDLMIHDIDIILGLANSKVAEVRAVGVKVLTQLEDIANARITFKNGCVCNLTASRVSDEVTRKIRIFLEDAYISLDYIKQEAFIYKKHRKLISKHSLPIEKEEPLKKELESFIDCVQNNKKPIVSGAEGRDALLLALDITNQIWNNKKTT, via the coding sequence ATGTCTAATAAATTAAATGTTGCTGTTATCGGCATTGGGCACCTCGGTTCTCGCCATCTAAAAGTCTATCATGAACTTTCAAATAAAGTTAATCTTATTGGAGTCTGCGACGTAAAAGAACGCCGAACCAAGAAACTCGCAGATCATTATAAGGTAAAACTTTTCACTAGCCATAAAGATCTAATCGGAAAAGTTGATGCTGTTAACGTTTGCACCCCAACAACTTTCCACTTTAATATTGCCAAAGACTTCTTAAAAAACAATATCCACACCCTTATCGAAAAACCTATTACGACCACTGTCAAGCAAGCAGATGAGCTTATTAAAATTGCAAAAGAAAAAAAATGTATCTTGCAAGTTGGTCATATTGAACGATTTAATTCCGCTTTTGAAAGCATCAAGCATTTTGCTAAAAATCCAAAATTTATTGAATGCCACCGACTTAATCATTTTCCAAACCGATCACTAGATATTGGTGTTGTCATGGATTTAATGATTCACGACATTGATATTATTTTAGGTCTTGCAAACTCAAAAGTAGCTGAAGTTAGAGCTGTTGGAGTAAAAGTCTTAACACAGCTAGAAGATATTGCTAATGCCCGGATTACTTTTAAAAATGGATGCGTCTGCAACCTAACTGCAAGCCGTGTTTCTGACGAAGTCACACGAAAAATACGAATCTTTCTAGAAGATGCCTACATTTCTCTTGACTACATTAAACAAGAAGCTTTTATCTATAAAAAACATCGAAAGCTCATATCTAAGCACTCCCTTCCTATTGAAAAAGAAGAGCCTCTTAAAAAAGAACTCGAATCATTTATCGATTGCGTTCAAAACAACAAAAAGCCTATTGTTTCAGGCGCTGAAGGCCGCGACGCCCTATTGTTAGCTTTAGACATCACCAATCAAATATGGAACAACAAAAAAACCACCTAA